A region of the Marmota flaviventris isolate mMarFla1 chromosome 3, mMarFla1.hap1, whole genome shotgun sequence genome:
CTCACCTCCTCCCTCTTTCACTCCTGGCCTGGGGGTTCAGCCCTGGGGGACCCAGGAAGCTTCCATTCCCAGTACAGTCCTCCCCTGGGGAAGATGCCTTGGCTGTGATCATGGAAAATTGTCCTGCCAAGAAAGCCGTGGCTGGGAAAGAGGCTgaaggggaggtggagagaagacTGGGTgagggcagggggtgggaggagaggagaggaccaTGGAtgtgggaggagaaggaagaatggGGAAGGAGATTCAGGTTGGGAGGAGGAAAATGGGGGTAGGATTGGCCACAGAATGAGAAACTTGTCCCTTCTTCCATGATAGCCAGTGTGGCTGATAGAATCCTGGGCTGGTAGAGTTGCTGGGGGTCGCGGTGGGGGTATATTTGCTGGGCCCCTGATGAGGGAGAGGAAGGCCCATATATAGCTTCTTGTCTTGCTTCAGAAGCTGGTTCAGAAGCCTGCTTCAGAGTGACACTGTGGTGTCACTCTGGGCCCCTGTTGCTTTTGCTCCCAGCATTCTTGGCATTTCTGGCAGGGTTTCAACTGAATGAGGGTTGGGAGGAGAGTAGAGCCTGGGGATGGGGCCAAGCAGTTGGTAGGGAAGGCCTAGACAGGAACAGGTGCTGGGAACAGGCGGTTCTTTCAAACAAGCAGTGCTGGCCAGGCTGTGTGTGTTGGTCCTTCATCCAGAGAGCATGTAACATGATGTTTGTATGGCCAAGGGTATTAGTCTATTCTCACCAGAATTTGAGAAAAatccctttttctccctctctttagttcttaaacactgcttggtccctgggcctgggcagctCACGGGAGGTTGGAGAACACTGACCTCTAACTCTGGCCTCTGCCCCATCATGCAGGCTGCTGGTGGGTGCTCCCCAGGCCCTAGCTCTTCCTGGGCAGCAGGCAAATCGCACTGGAGGCCTCTTCGCTTGCCCTCTGAGCCTGGAGGAGACTGACTGCTACAGAGTGGACATTGACCGAGGAGGTGCGGCCCTGCTGGGTGGAGTGGGGAAGAGGACTTGGCTTCCTTTTCTTGTCCGTAATTCCCAGTGTTTTGCCTCTAGCTGATGTGCAAAAGGAAAGCAAGGAGAACCAGTGGTTGGGAGTCAGTGTTCGGAGCCAGGGACCTGGGGGCAAGATTGTCGTGAGTACTGCGTCTTGTGGCTGAATgcaaggatgatgatgatgatgactatGATGATGATTGTGTAATCTGTGTGCATATGCCCAGATGTGCTTACGGAGCACAGGATGGACACATAGTATGATTCCCAGGGCAATTATAAATAAGTATAAGACACGGTCCCTGTTCCTTAGAAATCTAAAAACATCTAACCATCCGTTCTTTCACTCATCTGTTTACCAACTGTTATTGAGAACCTTTTAAGCATAAGAAACTGTGTTAGTTAGTGAGAGAGGAAATATAAGGACAGTGGAAGGCCTGGTTCCTGCCAAATAGTCATGGggattctcattttctctctctttctctttttaaatatatatatatatatatatatatatatatatatatatatatatataaatattagttatagatggacacattatctttttttaattaaaaaaattttagttgtagatggacacaatacctttattttatttatttatttttatgtggtgctgagaatcgaacccagtgccgcatacgtgctaggcaagtgctctgccactgagccacatccccagcctcagacacaatatctttatttttatttatttattttttatgtggtgctgaggatcgaacccagggcctcatgcgtgtgaggcaagcgctctaccactgagttacaacccccaCCCTCATCCTCTCTTTTATATGTCTCTTTGGGCCTTTCACTAACATGCATAGGCACACAATTTTCAATACAAGTCGCCACAGGGCTGAATATGGTTAACATTAAGTGAGAGGTCCAGTCCCCAGCATATAAGTACAGAAGGAGTAGGGAGGACTCTGGTAGTGTAGTGATTTGACCTGGACTTTCAAGAATAGGTCAGGCCTGGGGAATGAAAAGAGAAGGAGGTTCTTTGTAAATGAAGTGGTGGCCTTAAAAGGTCCAAGGATAGGACCATGCTCAGCGTATTGCAGGATTGTGACCAGGGAGGGACATATCCTGTGTCTGTGGGTGCCTACGCAGAATGTGGAATAAGTGTGACGTTCTGAGAGGGCAAGGAAGTGGATGCAGACGGGATGCTGGGTAATGCAAGGACTTGCTTAACACTGGCTGGGCGGTGTGCTCCAGTGATGTGGCAtctgggtgtgtgcatgtgtgtgtgatatgTCTGCCAAATGTCTGCATGTGGGTAGCATGAAGATCCCGGGTCCACACAGGAAATAAATGACTTTTCTTGCCTACTTCTCACAGACCTGTGCACATCGATATGAGTCGAGGCAGCGAGTAGACCAGATCCTGGAGACGAGAGATGTGATCGGTCGCTGCTTTGTGCTAAGCCAGGACTTGGCCATCCGTGATGAGCTGGATGGTGGGGAGTGGAAATTCTGTGAGGGGCGCCCCCAGGGCCACGAACAATTTGGTTTCTGCCAGCAGGGCACAGCTGCTGCCTTCTCCCCCGACAGCCACTACCTCCTCTTTGGGGCTCCAGGAACTTATAATTGGAAGGGTGAGTCACTCCTTAGAGAGTGGGGAGAAGGGGACGAAAACCTCCTCTTACCCCAGAGATGGGGTTGCAGGCAGCGGGTGGCCAAGCATGACCATGCTTTCACTGGCATGTTGCCCTGGGGCACTGCCATGCCTTCCACCCCCATCATGCCACCACACACATGAACGGGGTATCTTCTCTCCTTGCATGGCCAAATGTTCCTCCACATGCTGGCATGAGCCCCCATATGCACAGCTGGGTCTGCCCACCCAGCCAGGGCCTGCTTGCTCCGACATGCAGCCCAGCCCTCATCACTGCCATTCCTGCCTCCGCACGCTGCTGTTGGCTGAGCTGACACTCGGTGAGTGTGTGATGCCAAGTCCAGGGGACCCCAGCATGCTTGGGTTAGGGAGGGGGGTGAAGATGGGGctggaaaggagaggaggggtgTCCTCATGTGCCTAACTCAGTGTCCCACCTGCGGGGTGCTCTTTGCTCCCTGCTTCAGGCACTAACAGGACTGTCCTTGCAGGCACAGCCAGGGTGGAGCTCTGTGTGCAGGGCTCAGCGGACCTGGCACACCTGGACGACGGGCCCTACGAGGCGGGGGGTGAGAAGGAGCAGGACCCCCGCCTCATCCCGGTCCCTGCCAACAGCTACTTTGGTAGGGACCCTTCCCTGGCCCACAACGGCTCTaaccctctgctcctctctcgtCCTCCCCACCCTCCATGCTCCCAaccttctgtctctgtctctgtccgtCTCTCACCCTGTCTCTCTTATCTCTCTGTTCTCTTCATgtctctcattttcttcctccacCTCTTCCTCTTCCATCTTCTTCTGGCCTTTCTGTCTGGCTCTCTCTCCTTGCTCTGTGGTCCTTCCCCTGGATGTCCCTTCCCTGGTgtctcttccccacctccccctCACCCCCACAGGGTTGCTTTTTGTGACCAACATTGATAGCTCAGACCCTGACCAGCTGGTGTATAAAACTTTGGATCCTGCTGACCGGCTTCCAGGACCAGCCGGAGACTTGGCCTTGAATAGCTACTTAGGTTTGTAAGCTCCCATTTCCTGGGCCCTGGGGGCTTGGCCCTggcctcccctctccccagggaACGTTCTTTTCCTGCCTTGCCCCACCAATACGCACCCAGGGCCCAAATTACAGAGAAGACCTTTGAGCGCCTAGTCACTAGACCCAAGAAGAGGAGGCTCCAAGGGTGACGGCCTTGGGGGCTGTGAGTGAGGGGGTTTTCATGGAGGAAGATCCTGATGAAGTGACAGGGAAAGGGCTGAGACTGTCCTGGGAAGGACAGTGCTGACCTCTGGGGGGCCTTTCTCTGAGGGGTTGATGGTGGGCTCAGGCTGGAGAATGGTCTAGCTTGTTGGTAAGTCCCCCCATTGTCTCATCTACATCCCTCTGctaaggaggagaaggagaggccTGAGAGACATTTGGGTGAAGCAGGTTCTTCCTTGCTTGTCTGTGTCTCCCTCCCATCCACGTGAAGTCTTCTCCTGTCAGGGTGGTGGGAGTGGGGCCAAAGAAGGTGCACTGGGTGGGACTGGGGCCTCCTAGGGTGTGTAGATACGGGTATTACCTCAGCCCAGCTCCTGCCACTGTGCCCCTCCCACCGCTGGTCATCTGGGCTTCTCTGTCattactttttttccctcctttttagTCCCTGAGGCTGACCTCATCACAATTCTTGCGACAAACTCTGGGTCAGGAGAGTGTGGGAGGGCTGCCAGACCACTggagggggaggaagagcagTCCAGCTATGGTGGTGATGACTTGGGGGCACCTTTACCTTCTGGCTCCAGACCTATTGGACTCAGGCAGGGTGGGGGTAGCTGGGGTGCACCCGGCTTCTGAGTCTTAGGGAAACACTAACTGGTAAGTCATCCCTCATTCCTAGGATTCTCCATTGACTCTGGGAAGGGTCTGGTGCGAGCAGAAGAGCTGAGCTTTGTGGCAGGGGCCCCCCGTGCCAACCACAAGGGTGCTGTGGTCATTCTGCGCAAAGACAGTGCCAGTCGCCTAGTACCCGAAGTGATGCTCTCTGGAGAGCGTCTGACCTCTGGCTTTGGCTACTCGCTGGCTGTGGCAGATCTGAATAATGATGGGTGAGAGTAGGCAAGGGGAGTGGGGTCTAGGGGGCGCTGGGTCCAGGAGGTATAAGTGACCTTGGGCATCTTCTCTTGACTCCGTTGGCCTAGGAGGACCCCACACTGACTGTCTCCCTTTCTCCATAGCTGGCCAGACCTGATAGTGGGTGCCCCTTACTTCTTTGAGCGCCAAGAAGAGCTGGGGGGAGCTGTGTATGTGTACATGAACCAGGGTGGTCACTGGACAGGGGTCTCCCCACTCCGGCTCTGTGGTTCCCCTGACTCCATGTTCGGGATCAGCCTGGCTGTTCTGGGGGACCTCAACCAAGATGGCTTCCCAGGTGTGATTGGAAACAGAAAAGATTCAGTGGAGGGATGGGGTCAGGGGAGGAATGGGGAAGCCCCTCAGAGGTCAGGGGGGTGGGTGGTCTTCTGAGGGCTTAGAGAGAGGATTCTGGGTTCACATATGAACTTTACTATGCTTTCTGACCTTTTTGAGCTAATAATAACTGAAGGGAGTCATTTAGGGGATTAAAAATGATGTATTCCAGGTGCCTGGGACTTTGTAGtttcccaatacaaaaaaaaaaaaaaaaaaaaaaaaaaaaaaaactcattatatAGACCAAATGCCTGAGGGAAATTGGGGCCTACCCTTGTCTACCCCTTCCCCAGTGTGATGCCTTTTCCTCATGACCCTCAGATATCGCTGTGGGAGCTCCCTTTGATGGGGATGGGAAGGTCTTTATCTACCATGGGAGCAGCCTGGGGGTGGTCATCAAACCTTCACAGGTGAGGAGACTCATTGTGATGAGGGAATGGGTGTGGGTGGAATAAGGgctgcagagggcaggggaggcagATGGGGGAGATGGGGTTCAGCGAAGGAGGCTGACAGCTGGTCCCCAGGTGCTGGAGGGCGAGGCTGTGGGCATCAAGAGCTTTGGCTACTCTCTGTCGGGTGGCCTGGATGTGGATGGGAACCATTACCCTGACCTGCTGGTGGGCTCCCTGGCGGACACTGTTGCACTCTTCAGGTAAGCCCCTCCCTCTTGGCTGCCTTCTCCCTCCTTGAGGCCATCATCTCCTCCCTGTAACTCTGATTTCCACTTCAAGTCTGAAGCTAATGAGTGTCCAGCCTTCTGTCTTCATGTTTCTTGTACCCTGAACTCCCTGTTCCCCCAGGGCCAGGCCTGTTCTCCATGTTTCCCATGAGGTCTTCATTGTTCCCCGAGCCATCGACTTAGAACAGCCCAACTGTGCTGGTGGCCACTCAGTCTGGTGAGTCGGGGTCCGAGGAGGTCAGAGCAAGCAAGGTCTAGTTTTcctgtccctgtctctctccaGTTTCCTAGCTGGAGGAATGGGAAGGGTGGGCCTGGGACCTTGGAACATCAGCCTTGTTTGGCTCAGAAGCCACCCTTTGCCCCCACAGTGTGGACCTAAGGATCTGTTTCAGCTATATTGCAGTCCCCAGCAGCTACAGCCCTATTGTGGGTGAGTGAGGTCCTCTCCCTCTGGTCATCTCATTGGGTTTCCAGGGAGGGTCACTCCTGAATGGAGAGGAGGGAACCTTGGGGACAGAGTCAGGGGGAGATGTTCCCAACTCACGGCCCCTCTCTTCTCCCCACACACCACAGCCCTGGATTATGTATTAGATGGGGACACAGATAGGAGGCTCCGGGGCCAGGTTCCGCGTGTGACCTTCCTGAGCCGTAGCCCAGATGACCCTAAGCACCAGGCCTCAGGCACTGTGTGGCTGAAGCACCAGCATGACCAAGTCTGTGGAGACACCATGTTCCAGCTTCAGGTGGACACCAATTCCTGGCCTGGGGGTCCTTCTCACCGCATGTCTTCTCCTTTATTCCTCTTAGCTGCTTCTGACACGCTCACACCTCTTTCTGAGATCTGAATCACTCCAAGAAACCTCCCTTATGGCTTCACCTTCTCCTCATGACTGCTTTCTTGTATCTCCTGTAGTCTCTGGAGGTGGGGATGGCAGGTTCCATTTTCACATCTAGTCCTCAGTGTCCTAAATCCTGGGTCACCTTCCTTCCCTAATGCagtctctcctccttcttccttgctCAGTTCTCCATCTTTGTCCTTAATCTTTCTAAACTTCTCTAAGTTTCAGAATGTGTCCTGTGTCTGGCTGGGGTCTTGGGCAGGGTTGGGGAGTCATTTAGGGGATTAAAAATGATGTATTCAAGGTGTACAATAGATGAAGCTCCTGCTCACTGATCCTAGCATGTGGATAGGGGCAGGGGTGTTCCAGTGAGCAATAATCTTTCCCCTTCTCAGGACAATGTCAAAGACAAACTTCGGGCCATTGTGGTGACCTTGTCCTATAGTCTCCAGACCCCTCGGCTCCGACGACAGGCTCTTGGCCAGGGACTGCCCCCAGTGGCCCCCATCCTCAATGCCCACCAGCCCAGCACCCAGCGGGCAGAGGTGAGCATGGGAAGAGGTGCTGGGAGGGGCAGTGATCCTGGTCCTTCACCAGTGACACCCACTCATTGCTTGCAAATCTCTTCTATACGTCACCCTGGTAGTTCTTCATGTTTCTAGGTGCTGTAATAAGTAGACCCCCCAAATGTTAAATGGCCCAAAAAACCACATGTTCCAGTCCGGGGATGGTGTTTCTCCAATCTCTGTAATCCTTTAGGGTCCCAGGCTGATGGGGGTCTGTCATCAAAAGTGGTCACACCATCAAATGTGGCCTCCAAGGTCCTTTCTGCTTTTCAGCCAGAATGGAGAAATATGAATCTCCTGGCACAGTTCTTACAGGCAGCCTGGGAGTGGTACCCTTTACCAGTCTTTTCATTCTTGATGTGGAATTCAGTACCTGCAGTCATAGCTGGGGAAATGTGGTGTAGCTATGGAATGAGCTGCTTGTCTTTACCATAGCATGGCAATACACCCATCACATTACAGCTCAGAGTGGCTAAGTGACCATCCCAGTACCACACAGCCAGTAAACAGCAGATCTGGGTTGTTTAATCATGTAATACTCCAACCCACTATATGCCTTGTGACACATTTAACCCATGCCTTGCCCCTTAGGAATGACCCTCTCCTCAAATCGCTTTCCAGATCCACTTTCTGAAGCAAGGCTGTGGTGAAGACAAGATTTGTCAGAGCAATCTGCAGCTGGTGCATGCCCGTTTCTGTGCCCGGGTCAGCGACACAGAGTTCCAGCCTCTGCCCATGTGAGAGGAGTGGGGAGCACGTGGAAGGGGGAGGGATGGCAAGAGCTCAAGGAATGGGAGGAGTGCCCTCAGGAAGACCAGGCAGAGGGAGGGTCTGACCCTGTAGAGAGAAGGCCAGAGAGGAGCAGATGACCATCCAGAAGACTGGGAATCGAGTCAGTGATGGGGCTGGGGCACCAGAGGAGCCTGGTATAAGTAACAACCCTTCACAACACCATAACATACAGTTTCCATCTCATTGTTTAGTCTTCACAGATGTGAGGTAGGAGTTATCAgtcccattttagagatggagAACTGAGGCCTAGAAAGGTTAAGGTTATTTGCCCAAAGGAAGAAGTAGTGGACTGGGATGAGGACGGTGATCCCCTGGCTCTCATTGATGCACAGAAAGACCTGACTTGGGTTGGTGTATGATCCAGgagacctggggtggggggagaggccGGGGATACTGAGGCGGTGGTATGCACTGGGTGAGTGTCGGGGAGGCAGGAGTGGAGAGGCAGAGAGGGTGTTCTGACCTTAGAGTGAGTGAGATCTGACCCTCCAGGGATGTGGATGGAACAACGGCCCTGTTTGCACTGAGTGGGCAGCCAGTCATTGGCCTTGAGCTGATGGTCACCAACCTGCCCTCCAaccctgcccagccccaggcTGATGGGGACGATGCTCATGAAGCCCAGCTCCTGGTCACCCTCCCTGCCTCACTGCACTATTCAGGAGTCCGGGCCCTGGATTCTGCGGTGAGGGGCCTGGGCAGGGTTGGGTGGGGTCTTGAAGGGCTCCAGTAGCCCAATCTCACCTTTCCTTCCTACCCCATTCCAGGAAAAGCCGCTCTGCCTGTCCAATGAGAATGCCTCCCATGTCGAGTGTGAGCTGGGGAACCCTATGAAGAGAGGTGCCCAGGTGGGTACATCTGCCCTTAGTTCTGTCTGAGTGGCTGCTCCTTAATCTCCtactgccccccccacccccccatgaCTCTCATTCCACTCTGGCCTAGGTCACCTTCTACCTCATCCTCAGCACCTCTGGGATCACCATTGAGACCACAGAACTGGAAGTAGAGCTGCTGTTGGCCACGTAAGCCTGGTGGGGCAGGATGGTGGCAGCATGATAGCAGTTGGACTGTCCTCGTTGACCCCAAGGGGGTGCCCATGCCTGCTGCCCACCCCTGCCCTTATCTACATGCTAGGATCAGTGAGCAGGAGCTGTATCCAGTGTCTGCTCGAGCCCGTGTCTTCATTGAGCTGCCTCTGTCCATCGCAGGGTAAGCCTTGCCCAAGTGGGGTGCTCTGCTGGAGGGTGGGGGTATTCCCATTCCTAAACCCTGGCCTGGGCTCTGTCTTGCCTGCCCTTTCACTTCTGGCTCTCCATTCAGCCAGACCCCAGGCTTTCTCAGCCCCTGTTTTGACCCCTTCATATCAGGGTGGCTGTACCACAGCAACTCTTCTTCTCCGGTGTGGTGAGGGGTGAGAGTGCTATGCGGTCTGAGCGGGATGTGGGCAGCAAGGTCAAGTATGAGGTCACGGTAAGTGTCCTGATATATGGGCCCTTCATGGCCCTTCTCCCTTCTTGGCCCAGAGGATAAGGGGCTGCATGGTCCAGTGATTTTGGGGCCTCTGCCTTATACCTGGACCTTGGCTGTGGGCATATGTTGGTGCTGGGTCCTCAGCTAACCATTTCCTGTTCTTTTTGACTggccattttatttccttttggtcTGAGGGATGGGACCTTGGGGAAGAGTTGATGTCTGTCTTTAGAATTCTGTCCTCGCTTGGCTGGAGCCTCCCGCATGCCTGCTCAGGATGCCTCCAGAGAGAGAATGGTGCCTCATCTGGTCTTGTTCCCAAGTCTTTGCTGAAACTGTGCTTCTTGATGCCATCCCCTCAGCCTTGTCCCCTTGTCTCTGTGGGTTTAGGGTCTGCTCAGAAACTGAGCGCCCTTCCTTCTGTTCCCACAGGTCTCCAACCAAGGCCAGTCGCTCAACACCCTGGGCTCCGCCTTCCTCAACATCATGTGGCCCCATGAGATTGCCAATGGGAAGTGGCTGTTGTATCCCATGCGAGTGGAGCTGGAGGGCGGTCAGGGGCCTGGGCAGAAAGGGCTCTGTTCCCCCAGGCCCAACATCCTCCGCCTGGTGAGGTTTAGGCAGGGTAGGCAGGGTAGGACTTGGGAGGGATGTTATGGGCCTGGGGAGCATGTGTAAGTTGTGTGGAGGATATGTGATCTCAGGATCCCTGCATTTGGAGGAATGTCACTGGTCCTTCCCTTTCTGTATATGTAGGATGTGGACAGTAGGGATAGGAGGCGACGAGAGCTGGAGCAGCCGGAGCAGCAGGAGCCTCGTGAGCAGCTGGCACCCACCACGTCCTGGTGGCCAGtgtcctttgctgagaaaaagaaaaacattacctTGGTGAGGGAAGGGTGAACACAATTGGGGCATAACATGATAGGAATGCTGTTGGGATCCAGAGCTTCAGGTGGTGGACATTCAGGGAGAGTGGCCTGTCAAGACGTGGTGGTCAAACACCTGGGCAAGGACAAGTTGACAAGACAGTTTGCAGCACAGCTGGAGGGAGCGGGTGCCTATGAGGCAACTGCTGACCCCACAGACTCCCCAACTCCAAGCGCTCACTCCAAGCAGAACCCTTGACCAGTCAGTCAGTTAGCTAGCAATCCATTTGCCttagatttatataaaatatctatacaGGATAGAATAGGTCTCTGagatctggttttttttttttttttttgtagtgctagggattgaatccagggccttatgtatcctaggcaggtgctctaacactgagctacaaccttgttcttttttttttttttttaatctaattgttttttttttagggagtgGGTgcggtaccggggattgaattcaggggcacttgactactgaactacatccccagccctactttatattttatttagagtcagggtctcactgagttgcttagcacctcactgttgctgaggctggctttgaattcttttatgattttccggtctcagccttctgagccctgggattacaggcatgtgccactgcacccagctcttgaTGATTTTCAAGAATGCAATATATTGTTATTAGTTATGGTCATCCCAATGTACAGTAGTAATAGAGCTCTTGAATTTATTATTCCTGCCTAACTGAAActgtatcctttgaccaacatttccTATTCACTCCCGCCCATCCAGCCCCTGGTAAGCATGCTAACTCTCTACTTCTGAGTTCACctcttttagattccacatatgggTGAGATCAGgtggtatttgtctttccatgcctggcttgtttcacttaacataacatATGAAAATAACATACACAAAGTTAAGGCAGATAgtcttgcttttaaaacaaattgaCTAAGGACTCTTGAATTGCTCAAAAGTTGCAAACTAAAGGACGACTCAAAGTAACTTCAAGCACTCTCAAAGCCATTCTTCTGTAAATGGACTGTGGCATGATGAATATAACATAACTTTTATACAAATAGGTTATTAGTGACAACTTGGTCAAATGGATTAGGTCAGTCTTGGAAGGAACAGACTGAGTTCCTGTCCTTCCAGCAGATCCTGTGtcactctcctcctccttcagtgAGTTTGAGCTTAGTGCAGGCCTGTGGTTTTGTCTAATGTGGACCTGACTTGCAATACCAGCTCCACAACTTAATTGTTTTGCTAGGTGGTCACCTGGCCTCCCtggtcctcagtttcctcctttgaAAAATGTTAGTAatgctgggcttggtggtacatGTCTGCAATCCTagcaattcagaaggctgaagcaggagggaggccatcctgggcaacttagtgagaccctgtctcaacataaaaaaatacaaaagactagaggtgtatctcagtggtagaacacctctgggttcaattcctagtactgcaaaaaaaaaaaaaaaaagttaataatatgCACTCTGCAGGATACTTAAGTGGGGTAATTGCTGGCAgatagtaggtgctcaaaaatGAAACCATCATAAGGTGGCAATAAGAATCAGTTGGAGAAGCTACTTTGCCTTTTCCTGTTAAGAGATCCCCTCTGTGCCCCTCATGCATTTCAAAGCCAAATAGCTCAGATTTGGGGTAGGCAGCTATTTTGGACAATAGGGTTAGTTTgggaagacttcctggaggagggaaGTTAGAGgtcctgaaaataaaataaaagagatggTAGGCTTAATGGGGTGGGGCTGAGCAGCTCTGAACCCTGCCTGTTCTTGTCCTCAGGACTGCGCCCGGGGTACTGCCAACTGTGTGGTGTTCAGCTGTCCACTCTATAGCTTTGACCGTGCGGCTGTGCTGCACGTCTGGGGCCGCCTGTGGAATAGCACCTTTCTGGAGGTGAGGGCTCTGCTGGGCTTCAGGCTGGGTTTCTTCTTCTGCAGAGGCCCCACTGGGATTCATCGCTACCTTGTTCTTGTCTAAATGCAGCATATTCCTGAACCAAGACAGACAGAATCAACCTTGGCATTGGGCACCATTCCATTTATAATTTCAGGAGCTGGGGGAAAGTGAGGGGAACGTGGGGCATTTAGGAGGAGGGTCCCCTTCTCCACTCTTTTAGGAGTACTCAGCTGTGAAGTCCCTGGAAGTGATTGTCCGAGCCAACATCACAGTGAAGTCCTCCATCAAGAACTTGCTGCTCAGAGATGCCTCCACTGTGGTGAGTTGCAGGGCTGGGCTGGCTGGGTGGGGAgactctcttctttccttctccctccagcTCTCACTCCATTAACTCCTTATTCCTCA
Encoded here:
- the Itga7 gene encoding integrin alpha-7 isoform X1 yields the protein MAGARSCDSWGPPVICYLLGSLFAGLLFPRAVAFNLDVMGALRKEGEPGSLFGFSVALHRQLQPRPQSWLLVGAPQALALPGQQANRTGGLFACPLSLEETDCYRVDIDRGADVQKESKENQWLGVSVRSQGPGGKIVTCAHRYESRQRVDQILETRDVIGRCFVLSQDLAIRDELDGGEWKFCEGRPQGHEQFGFCQQGTAAAFSPDSHYLLFGAPGTYNWKGTARVELCVQGSADLAHLDDGPYEAGGEKEQDPRLIPVPANSYFGFSIDSGKGLVRAEELSFVAGAPRANHKGAVVILRKDSASRLVPEVMLSGERLTSGFGYSLAVADLNNDGWPDLIVGAPYFFERQEELGGAVYVYMNQGGHWTGVSPLRLCGSPDSMFGISLAVLGDLNQDGFPDIAVGAPFDGDGKVFIYHGSSLGVVIKPSQVLEGEAVGIKSFGYSLSGGLDVDGNHYPDLLVGSLADTVALFRARPVLHVSHEVFIVPRAIDLEQPNCAGGHSVCVDLRICFSYIAVPSSYSPIVALDYVLDGDTDRRLRGQVPRVTFLSRSPDDPKHQASGTVWLKHQHDQVCGDTMFQLQDNVKDKLRAIVVTLSYSLQTPRLRRQALGQGLPPVAPILNAHQPSTQRAEIHFLKQGCGEDKICQSNLQLVHARFCARVSDTEFQPLPMDVDGTTALFALSGQPVIGLELMVTNLPSNPAQPQADGDDAHEAQLLVTLPASLHYSGVRALDSAEKPLCLSNENASHVECELGNPMKRGAQVTFYLILSTSGITIETTELEVELLLATISEQELYPVSARARVFIELPLSIAGVAVPQQLFFSGVVRGESAMRSERDVGSKVKYEVTVSNQGQSLNTLGSAFLNIMWPHEIANGKWLLYPMRVELEGGQGPGQKGLCSPRPNILRLDVDSRDRRRRELEQPEQQEPREQLAPTTSWWPVSFAEKKKNITLDCARGTANCVVFSCPLYSFDRAAVLHVWGRLWNSTFLEEYSAVKSLEVIVRANITVKSSIKNLLLRDASTVIPVMVYLDPMAVVAEGVPWWVILLAVLAGLLVLALLVLLLWKMGFFKRAKHPEATVPQYHAVKIPREDRQQFKEEKTGTILRNNWGSPRRESPDAHPILAADGHPELGPEVHPVPGTA
- the Itga7 gene encoding integrin alpha-7 isoform X2; translated protein: MTMLSLACCPGALPCLPPPSCHHTHERGIFSPCMAKCSSTCWHEPPYAQLGLPTQPGPACSDMQPSPHHCHSCLRTLLLAELTLGLLFVTNIDSSDPDQLVYKTLDPADRLPGPAGDLALNSYLGFSIDSGKGLVRAEELSFVAGAPRANHKGAVVILRKDSASRLVPEVMLSGERLTSGFGYSLAVADLNNDGWPDLIVGAPYFFERQEELGGAVYVYMNQGGHWTGVSPLRLCGSPDSMFGISLAVLGDLNQDGFPDIAVGAPFDGDGKVFIYHGSSLGVVIKPSQVLEGEAVGIKSFGYSLSGGLDVDGNHYPDLLVGSLADTVALFRARPVLHVSHEVFIVPRAIDLEQPNCAGGHSVCVDLRICFSYIAVPSSYSPIVALDYVLDGDTDRRLRGQVPRVTFLSRSPDDPKHQASGTVWLKHQHDQVCGDTMFQLQDNVKDKLRAIVVTLSYSLQTPRLRRQALGQGLPPVAPILNAHQPSTQRAEIHFLKQGCGEDKICQSNLQLVHARFCARVSDTEFQPLPMDVDGTTALFALSGQPVIGLELMVTNLPSNPAQPQADGDDAHEAQLLVTLPASLHYSGVRALDSAEKPLCLSNENASHVECELGNPMKRGAQVTFYLILSTSGITIETTELEVELLLATISEQELYPVSARARVFIELPLSIAGVAVPQQLFFSGVVRGESAMRSERDVGSKVKYEVTVSNQGQSLNTLGSAFLNIMWPHEIANGKWLLYPMRVELEGGQGPGQKGLCSPRPNILRLDVDSRDRRRRELEQPEQQEPREQLAPTTSWWPVSFAEKKKNITLDCARGTANCVVFSCPLYSFDRAAVLHVWGRLWNSTFLEEYSAVKSLEVIVRANITVKSSIKNLLLRDASTVIPVMVYLDPMAVVAEGVPWWVILLAVLAGLLVLALLVLLLWKMGFFKRAKHPEATVPQYHAVKIPREDRQQFKEEKTGTILRNNWGSPRRESPDAHPILAADGHPELGPEVHPVPGTA